CAGTTTTTAGCATTTACTGCCCTGGGCTTTCCCGGTAATTTTGAGGCATAAATAGTAAAATTATGCCAGTAACAAGATTATCAAAATTAGCCGGAATAGATATCCCAGACAGCCAGGTAGCAAAGCAGGCCACGGAATTACTGCTGGAACATGGGAATGAGTTCCTTTACAACCACTCACTCAGGGTATTTCTCTTCTCTTCACTCAATGCACAGCGTAATCATGTCAAACACGATACAGAGTTGTTGTATATCAGCTCCATCTTTCATGACCTGGGACTTGTACCTCATTACAGCAGTCCGGATAAACGTTTTGAAGTAGATGGGGCAAATGCTGCAAGAGACTTCCTGAAAAGCCATGGTTATCCGGAACAGTCGCTGCAACGCGTATGGGATACCATTGCCCTGCATACAACGATCGGTATTGCGGAGTATAAAGAACCGGAAGTAGCGCTGATGTATTCCGGGGTAGGTTTAGATGTGATGGGAGAAGGCTATGAACACCTGACAGCAGAGAACAGGGAAGCGATCATCAGGGCATTCCCGAGAACGGATTTCAAGAAAAAGATCATTCCGGCCTTCTTTGAAGGGTTTAAACACAAAACAGATACGACGTTTGGCAATATTAAGGCGGACGTTTGTGCCTTTATGATCCCAAATTTCGAAAGGAAGAACTTCTGTACCTGCATAGCGCATTCGCCGTGGGCGGAGTGAAATTAGGCATTGGGAATTGGGAATTGGTCAGCATGCAATTCCTAATTCCCTTCCAGGAACTCTCCCAACGCATCCAGCCGCTGCGTCCAGAAGCTTTTAAACTGTTCCGTCCACTCAGCTACTTCCTGCAGCTTTTTCGGATCTGCACGGCAATAGCGTTCCCTGCCCTGCTGGGTGATCATTAATAATCCGCATTCCGTTAGTATCCTGATATGTTTGGATACGGCGGGTCTGCTGATATCAAATTTGTCGGCGATCGCATTCAGATTGAGTGTCTGGTGTGCCAGCAGGTGGATGATTTCTCTCCTGGTAGGATCTGCAATGGCCTGATAAACATCTCTTCTCATTGTATATGAACTTGTTACAAGAAACTGTACGGTTACAAAATTAAGGAAAGCAATGCTTGTTTCCATCACTCACATCGTTCCTGACCGCAGTACAAAAAATAATGCCTTAAAGCCGCACAGCATCGGCGAACAGCACTTCTGAACATGGAAAATTTTCATTAACTTCAGAGAAACCACATTTGTTACCCTTGCTAAAATTTATACTTAATAATGAAGATGTTAGTACCTCACTGCCCCCGGGTATGCCGCTGCTGGATTTCATCAGATATCATCAGCACCTGACCGGTACAAAGACCGGTTGCAACGAAGGAGATTGCGGCGCCTGTATCATACTGGCAGGTGAGCTGCAACAGGGCGTACTGGTGTACCGCTCCTGGACTTCCTGCCTGACGCCACTGGGCAATGCACATGGTAAACATATCGTGACCATAGAAGGCGTTAACATGCTGCCTGCACTGAACCCTATCCAGCAGGCAATGCTGGACAACAGTGCTACGCAGTGCGGCTTCTGTACCCCCGGCTTCGTCATGTCACTCGCCGGCTTTTGCCTGGACCGGAAAGCGCCTACTACGCGCAATGCCATTGCCGCCATAGATGGCAACATCTGCCGGTGTACCGGATACAAATCCATAGAAAGAGCTGCGGCCGTTGTGGCAACCCTGCTTACCAGCAGAGATAACGAGGAACCGGCCTTATTTGCTGCCGAAAGACAAATCCTGCCCGAATACTTCACCAGCATAAAAGAGCGGCTAAAAAGCCTGATTACATCGCTTAACGGGGAATTAAATCCACCTCCTGACAGCCATCCCTGTTTCGTTGGTGGCGGCACCGATCTCTATGTGCAGCAACCCGAAGCGCTACAGGAGCATCCCATCCGTTTTTTACTCGGACAGGAAATGCTGAAAGGCATTACCCGGGAAGACACCCGCTGTGTACTGGGCGCCGCTGTTACCGTAAGTGACCTGCTGGAATCGCCTGTCATGCAGCACTATTTTCCGGCACTGGAGAATTATCTGCAACTGGTGTCCTCCACGCCTATCCGGAACATGGCCACCATTGCGGGCAACTTTGTCAACGCCTCTCCTATCGGCGACATGACGATCTTCTTCCTTGCCCTGGATACAACCCTGGAACTGAGTGACGGACACCATACGCGAACACTTCCGCTCCGGGAATTGTATAAAGGCTATAAACAGTTGCATAAAAATCCCGATGAGTATATCACCCGTTGCTGGTTCGAACTGCCTGGCCCGGACACCGGCTTTCATTTTGAGAAGGTCAGTAAACGGACGCACCTGGATATTGCCAGTGTCAACAGTGCCATCAGTATCACAATGGCAGCGAACCTGATCAGTGAGGTGCGGATCGCCGCAGGCGGTGTAGGCCCGGTTCCGATGCTGCTGACTGATACAGCGGCATTTCTGAGGGGCAAGGCACCGGGAACAGCGACCATCAAACAGGCATATGCCATTGCGCAACTGGAAATCACACCGATCAGTGATGCCAGGGGTACCGCCG
The DNA window shown above is from Chitinophaga agri and carries:
- a CDS encoding HD domain-containing protein, with protein sequence MPVTRLSKLAGIDIPDSQVAKQATELLLEHGNEFLYNHSLRVFLFSSLNAQRNHVKHDTELLYISSIFHDLGLVPHYSSPDKRFEVDGANAARDFLKSHGYPEQSLQRVWDTIALHTTIGIAEYKEPEVALMYSGVGLDVMGEGYEHLTAENREAIIRAFPRTDFKKKIIPAFFEGFKHKTDTTFGNIKADVCAFMIPNFERKNFCTCIAHSPWAE
- a CDS encoding ArsR/SmtB family transcription factor — translated: MRRDVYQAIADPTRREIIHLLAHQTLNLNAIADKFDISRPAVSKHIRILTECGLLMITQQGRERYCRADPKKLQEVAEWTEQFKSFWTQRLDALGEFLEGN
- a CDS encoding FAD binding domain-containing protein, which encodes MLKFILNNEDVSTSLPPGMPLLDFIRYHQHLTGTKTGCNEGDCGACIILAGELQQGVLVYRSWTSCLTPLGNAHGKHIVTIEGVNMLPALNPIQQAMLDNSATQCGFCTPGFVMSLAGFCLDRKAPTTRNAIAAIDGNICRCTGYKSIERAAAVVATLLTSRDNEEPALFAAERQILPEYFTSIKERLKSLITSLNGELNPPPDSHPCFVGGGTDLYVQQPEALQEHPIRFLLGQEMLKGITREDTRCVLGAAVTVSDLLESPVMQHYFPALENYLQLVSSTPIRNMATIAGNFVNASPIGDMTIFFLALDTTLELSDGHHTRTLPLRELYKGYKQLHKNPDEYITRCWFELPGPDTGFHFEKVSKRTHLDIASVNSAISITMAANLISEVRIAAGGVGPVPMLLTDTAAFLRGKAPGTATIKQAYAIAQLEITPISDARGTAEYKRLLLEQLIKAHFITLFPSLQVELLL